A window from Chlamydia gallinacea 08-1274/3 encodes these proteins:
- a CDS encoding DegQ family serine endoprotease yields the protein MIKKPLYIVLAVISCLSISPSPLGFAAGKKDSRVSEVPQEMLLKEISGGFSRVAEQATPGVVYIESFPKSSRSVQPTPGRKGPYDNPFDYFNDEFFNRFFGLPSQKERPISKEAVRGTGFIVSSDGYVVTNNHVVEDTGKIHVTLHNGQKYSAKVVGLDPKTDLAVIKINAKNLPYLNFGNSDDLKVGDWAIAIGNPFGLQATVTVGVISAKGRNQLHIADFEDFIQTDAAINPGNSGGPLLNIDGKVIGVNTAIVSGSGGYIGIGFAIPSVMAKRIIDQLISDGQVIRGFLGVTLQPIDAELAACYKLEKVYGALVTDVVKGSPAYKAGLKQEDVIIAYNGKEVESLSAFRNAISLTDPDTRVLLKVVREGRIIEIPVVISQAPQEDGVASLQRLGIRVQNLNAETAKKLGISPDTKGVLIVAVEAGSPASSAGIAPGQIILAVNRQKVFSVEELSTVLKDQHNENILLMVSQGEVIRFIVLKPDE from the coding sequence ATGATAAAGAAGCCATTATATATAGTATTAGCTGTAATAAGTTGTTTAAGTATTTCTCCTTCTCCTCTAGGATTTGCTGCTGGGAAAAAGGATAGCCGTGTATCTGAAGTGCCTCAAGAAATGCTTTTAAAAGAGATTTCTGGAGGATTTTCTAGAGTTGCTGAACAAGCAACTCCAGGAGTTGTGTATATTGAAAGTTTTCCCAAAAGTAGTCGTTCTGTACAGCCTACTCCTGGGCGCAAGGGACCTTATGACAATCCTTTTGATTATTTTAATGACGAATTTTTTAATCGATTTTTTGGTTTGCCTTCGCAAAAAGAACGCCCTATATCTAAAGAAGCCGTGCGAGGAACGGGTTTTATTGTATCTTCAGATGGGTATGTAGTAACGAATAACCATGTGGTTGAAGATACAGGGAAAATTCATGTTACTCTACACAATGGTCAAAAGTATTCTGCTAAAGTTGTAGGACTCGATCCTAAAACAGATTTAGCTGTGATTAAAATTAATGCAAAAAATCTTCCCTACTTAAATTTCGGGAATTCTGATGATTTGAAGGTAGGTGATTGGGCCATTGCTATTGGTAACCCTTTTGGATTGCAGGCTACGGTGACAGTGGGTGTGATTAGCGCTAAGGGGAGAAATCAGTTGCATATTGCTGATTTTGAAGATTTTATTCAGACAGACGCTGCAATTAATCCAGGAAATTCAGGAGGACCTCTCCTAAACATTGATGGAAAGGTTATAGGAGTCAATACAGCTATTGTAAGTGGTAGTGGTGGTTACATAGGCATTGGTTTCGCTATTCCTAGCGTAATGGCTAAGAGAATAATTGATCAGTTAATTAGTGATGGTCAGGTAATTCGAGGCTTTTTAGGTGTTACCCTTCAACCTATAGATGCAGAGTTAGCAGCTTGTTATAAGTTAGAGAAAGTTTATGGAGCTTTAGTTACGGATGTAGTTAAAGGTTCTCCTGCTTATAAAGCAGGATTGAAACAAGAGGATGTAATCATCGCTTATAATGGTAAAGAGGTTGAATCTCTTAGTGCTTTCCGTAATGCTATTTCTCTCACAGATCCAGATACTCGTGTTTTGCTTAAGGTTGTACGTGAAGGAAGGATTATTGAAATTCCTGTAGTGATTTCTCAAGCTCCTCAAGAAGATGGAGTGGCCTCGTTACAACGACTAGGCATTCGTGTACAAAATTTAAATGCGGAAACAGCAAAGAAATTAGGGATCTCTCCCGATACGAAGGGTGTTCTGATTGTAGCTGTAGAAGCTGGGTCGCCAGCAAGCTCTGCAGGGATTGCTCCAGGGCAAATCATTCTTGCTGTAAATAGACAGAAAGTATTTTCTGTAGAGGAACTAAGCACTGTGTTAAAAGATCAGCATAATGAAAATATCCTACTTATGGTGTCTCAGGGAGAAGTCATTCGCTTTATTGTTTTAAAACCAGACGAATAA
- the sucD gene encoding succinate--CoA ligase subunit alpha, translating into MFCSLSKNVPIITQGITGKAGSFHTEQCLAYGSNFVGGVTPGKGGTVHLNLPIYDSVLEAKRATNCQATLIFVPPAYAAEAILEAEEAKIPLIVCITEGIPVKDMLEVSNVMRRSSSRLIGPNCPGIIKPGAYKIGIMPGYIHLPGNVGVVSRSGTLTYEAVWQLTQRSIGQSLCLGIGGDPLNGTSFIDVLEEFQHDPQTDLILMIGEIGGSAEEEAAEWIQKHCTKPVVAFIAGETAPKGKRMGHAGAIISGNRGDARSKKQALRSAGVTVVESPACIGETVEEVLRSSHNCS; encoded by the coding sequence ATGTTTTGTTCGTTAAGTAAAAATGTCCCTATAATTACTCAAGGTATTACAGGAAAAGCTGGTTCTTTTCATACCGAACAATGCTTAGCTTATGGATCAAATTTTGTTGGTGGAGTCACTCCCGGGAAGGGAGGAACTGTGCATTTGAATCTACCAATTTATGATTCTGTTTTGGAGGCAAAACGAGCAACTAATTGTCAGGCAACTCTCATCTTTGTTCCTCCTGCCTATGCTGCAGAAGCGATTCTTGAAGCTGAGGAAGCGAAAATTCCTCTTATTGTATGTATTACGGAAGGGATTCCTGTTAAAGATATGCTTGAAGTAAGTAATGTCATGCGTAGGAGTTCATCAAGACTTATTGGGCCGAATTGCCCAGGTATTATTAAACCTGGCGCCTATAAAATTGGTATTATGCCCGGGTATATCCATCTTCCAGGAAATGTGGGAGTTGTTTCAAGATCGGGGACTTTAACTTATGAGGCAGTTTGGCAACTCACTCAAAGGAGTATAGGGCAAAGCCTATGCTTAGGAATAGGTGGGGATCCTTTGAATGGAACGTCATTTATTGATGTTCTTGAGGAGTTTCAACATGATCCTCAAACAGATCTTATTTTGATGATTGGGGAAATTGGAGGAAGTGCCGAGGAAGAAGCTGCAGAATGGATTCAAAAGCATTGCACCAAGCCTGTTGTCGCTTTCATTGCAGGAGAAACAGCTCCTAAAGGAAAGCGTATGGGACATGCGGGAGCTATTATTTCTGGAAATCGTGGTGATGCACGAAGCAAAAAACAAGCATTAAGGAGTGCTGGGGTTACAGTAGTAGAATCCCCAGCTTGTATTGGAGAGACAGTAGAAGAAGTTTTGCGTTCCTCTCATAATTGTAGTTGA
- the sucC gene encoding ADP-forming succinate--CoA ligase subunit beta — MHLHEYQAKDLLVSYKIPTPPYRVLSSLSESEDVIQEMGISSGVVKVQVHAGGRGKNGGVRIARSVTEIQDAIRQLLGMRFVSDQTSGEALPVEKVLITPLVDIATEYYIAIYVDRKHRCPAIILSKAGGIDIEEVAIKSPEQLLTVFLSPYARIYNYQMRRILKFMRWEGELGKQGTQLIHKLIQCFYDNDAFLLEINPLVLTTEGNLFVLDAKMTIDDNALYRHPKLEVLYDPSQENIRDVLAKQMGLSYISLDGNVGCLVNGAGLAMSTLDILKIHGGSAANFLDIGGSASEEQIQKAISLVLSDENVRVLFINIFGGIMNCSEIASGLVAVMQERENSLPTVVRLEGTNSEQGKEILRRSGISCQFTDSLDEGAKLAVALSKYI; from the coding sequence ATGCACCTTCATGAGTATCAAGCTAAAGATTTACTCGTATCTTACAAGATCCCTACTCCTCCCTACCGAGTACTATCTTCTCTTTCAGAGAGTGAGGACGTTATTCAGGAAATGGGTATAAGCTCTGGGGTAGTTAAGGTACAAGTGCATGCGGGAGGAAGAGGAAAGAATGGAGGAGTTCGGATTGCCCGCTCTGTGACAGAAATTCAAGATGCTATTCGACAATTGCTAGGGATGCGTTTTGTTAGCGATCAAACTTCTGGGGAGGCTCTGCCCGTAGAGAAAGTTTTAATTACACCTTTAGTTGATATTGCCACTGAGTATTACATCGCTATCTATGTAGATAGAAAACATCGTTGCCCAGCCATCATATTGTCCAAAGCAGGTGGAATTGATATTGAAGAGGTTGCAATCAAATCTCCAGAGCAATTATTAACTGTTTTTCTCTCTCCTTATGCGCGTATATATAATTATCAAATGCGAAGAATTCTTAAGTTCATGCGTTGGGAGGGAGAGCTAGGGAAACAAGGGACGCAGTTAATTCACAAGTTAATCCAGTGTTTTTATGATAACGATGCTTTTTTGTTAGAAATTAATCCTCTAGTCCTAACTACAGAGGGAAATCTTTTTGTTTTAGACGCTAAAATGACCATTGATGACAATGCTTTATACCGTCATCCTAAATTAGAAGTCTTGTATGATCCTTCTCAAGAAAATATTCGAGATGTTCTTGCCAAACAGATGGGCCTTTCTTACATCTCTCTAGATGGGAACGTTGGTTGTTTGGTTAATGGTGCGGGGTTGGCAATGAGTACATTAGACATTCTGAAAATTCATGGAGGGTCAGCTGCTAATTTCTTGGATATTGGAGGGAGTGCTTCAGAAGAACAAATTCAGAAAGCAATTTCTTTAGTGCTATCAGATGAAAATGTTAGAGTCCTGTTTATTAATATTTTTGGAGGAATTATGAATTGCTCTGAGATCGCCTCGGGGCTTGTGGCTGTGATGCAAGAAAGAGAAAATAGCTTGCCTACAGTTGTACGCTTAGAAGGAACAAATTCGGAGCAAGGAAAAGAAATTCTACGGCGCTCAGGGATTTCTTGCCAATTCACGGATTCTCTGGATGAAGGTGCAAAATTAGCCGTAGCATTGAGTAAATACATTTAG
- the ftsY gene encoding signal recognition particle-docking protein FtsY, whose product MFKFFSSKIQSLFKKAPSKDLLELTESLFYEADFGSELTEELCSRMHKCRKPSEETLKEQVTSLLRDTLESLPVEQSPDQSFPRVSLILGTNGSGKTTTVAKLAHYYQSRLEKVMIIATDTFRAAGMTQMRYWAEKLHCGFVSGKPGGDAAAIAYDGITSALSRGYDRVLIDTSGRLHTHTHLLHELSKLVSVCNKVLAGSPHEKFMTVDATLGGNTVDQVRTFHEMIPLSGIILTKVDGSAKGGTLFRIAKQLKIPTKFVGYGESMGDLEEFHLERFLEKLFPT is encoded by the coding sequence ATGTTTAAATTCTTTAGTAGCAAGATTCAGTCTTTATTTAAAAAAGCTCCCTCTAAGGACCTCTTAGAATTAACAGAAAGTTTATTCTATGAAGCAGACTTTGGTTCGGAACTCACCGAAGAGTTATGTTCTCGGATGCACAAGTGCCGCAAGCCTAGCGAAGAAACTCTCAAAGAGCAAGTGACTTCCCTTCTCAGAGACACATTAGAAAGTCTTCCTGTAGAGCAGAGTCCTGACCAATCTTTTCCTCGGGTATCTCTCATACTTGGTACCAATGGATCAGGGAAAACTACAACAGTGGCGAAACTGGCGCATTATTACCAATCTCGTTTAGAAAAGGTCATGATCATTGCCACGGATACTTTTCGTGCTGCGGGGATGACGCAAATGCGCTACTGGGCAGAGAAATTGCATTGCGGTTTTGTTTCAGGGAAACCCGGAGGCGATGCTGCAGCTATCGCTTATGACGGAATTACTTCTGCTCTTTCTCGAGGCTATGATCGTGTCCTTATTGATACTTCAGGCCGCCTCCATACACATACTCATCTTCTTCATGAATTATCTAAACTTGTATCTGTATGCAATAAAGTACTTGCGGGTTCTCCCCACGAAAAATTTATGACTGTGGATGCGACTTTAGGAGGAAATACTGTAGATCAAGTCCGCACTTTCCATGAGATGATTCCCCTATCAGGAATTATCCTTACTAAAGTTGATGGCTCCGCTAAGGGGGGAACGCTATTTCGTATTGCGAAACAACTAAAAATCCCCACTAAATTCGTTGGCTATGGCGAATCCATGGGGGACCTTGAAGAATTTCATCTTGAACGATTCTTAGAAAAACTATTTCCTACTTAA
- a CDS encoding Bax inhibitor-1/YccA family protein, which translates to MGLYDRDYAQESRMSGTFVSRVYGWMTAGLAITTFVALGLYFSGLYRSLFSLWWIWCLATLGVSFYINAKIHKLSVPAVAGLFVTYSVLEGLFFGTLVPVYALHYGGNVVWAAFGSAGLIFGIAAAYGAFTKTDLTQVSKILTLGLVGFVLVSGIFAIVSLFIYMPVFYLFICYIGLLMFVGLTVVDAQTIRKVSQTVGNDGDLSYKLSLILALKMYCNVIMVFWYLLQIFSSSGRRN; encoded by the coding sequence ATGGGACTATACGATCGTGATTATGCACAAGAATCCCGTATGTCGGGTACATTTGTATCTCGAGTATATGGTTGGATGACTGCGGGCCTTGCAATAACGACTTTTGTAGCGTTGGGATTGTATTTTTCTGGATTATACCGGAGCTTATTTTCCCTTTGGTGGATTTGGTGTCTTGCGACTTTAGGTGTATCATTCTACATCAATGCTAAGATTCATAAGCTTTCTGTTCCTGCAGTTGCAGGGTTATTTGTCACTTATTCTGTGTTAGAAGGATTATTTTTTGGGACCCTTGTCCCCGTATATGCCCTACATTATGGTGGAAATGTCGTATGGGCAGCTTTTGGCTCTGCAGGATTGATTTTTGGTATAGCAGCTGCTTATGGAGCATTTACAAAAACAGACTTAACTCAAGTAAGTAAAATTTTAACTTTAGGATTAGTAGGGTTCGTTCTAGTATCAGGAATATTTGCTATAGTTTCTCTGTTTATTTATATGCCCGTGTTCTATTTATTCATCTGCTACATAGGACTACTTATGTTTGTAGGATTAACAGTAGTGGATGCACAAACGATTCGCAAAGTTTCCCAAACTGTAGGAAATGATGGAGATTTGAGCTATAAGCTTTCTTTGATCTTAGCATTAAAGATGTATTGTAATGTAATTATGGTATTTTGGTACCTTTTGCAAATTTTTTCTTCTTCAGGAAGAAGAAATTAA